A window from Candidatus Obscuribacterales bacterium encodes these proteins:
- a CDS encoding tyrosine-type recombinase/integrase, with amino-acid sequence MNPWDGLLVRDKPEVQSHRVLTDPQVSLLLNANDRVLHSALLFCLLTGMCSGEACGLLAEDVSTKGNLGRFVQIMPNHLRQLKSKAAERVVPLHPVLEQLLDQRLPTSGRLFPSLTVDRVVKRYAYLRSLHRELHGTVFHSTRKWFITQCERTGVPEHFTASLVGHQSARSENKLTYGLYSAGISDTQKREIIDQIRLPQDVVL; translated from the coding sequence GTGAACCCTTGGGATGGGCTCCTGGTCAGAGACAAGCCCGAGGTTCAGTCACACAGGGTCCTGACTGATCCCCAAGTCTCTCTCCTCCTTAACGCGAACGACAGGGTGCTTCACAGCGCCCTTCTTTTTTGTCTGCTCACGGGGATGTGCTCAGGGGAGGCCTGCGGGCTCTTGGCAGAGGACGTCAGCACCAAAGGCAACCTCGGGCGGTTCGTGCAGATCATGCCCAACCACCTGCGGCAGTTGAAGTCCAAGGCGGCAGAACGGGTGGTGCCGCTGCATCCGGTGCTGGAGCAACTGCTGGACCAACGGCTGCCCACCTCAGGGCGGCTCTTTCCGTCCCTGACTGTGGATCGAGTGGTCAAGCGCTACGCCTACCTGAGGTCCCTGCACAGGGAACTTCATGGCACCGTGTTCCACTCAACCCGCAAGTGGTTCATCACCCAGTGTGAGCGCACCGGTGTCCCTGAGCACTTCACCGCCTCCCTCGTCGGCCATCAGTCAGCACGGTCCGAGAACAAGCTCACCTATGGGCTCTACTCGGCTGGCATCAGTGACACCCAAAAGCGGGAGATCATTGATCAAATCAGGCTG